The following proteins come from a genomic window of Acidobacteriota bacterium:
- a CDS encoding tetratricopeptide repeat protein, producing the protein MDIHRWQRLEELWDQVSALPENRRRRFLDELHARDPALAKELEQLLEAAEDDQFLQAPLLAQGASEERSENPREDPWEGRRVGRYRLLQPIGEGGMSRVYLARQEGVDFERPLAVKLLRGLSLPEADQRLVAERRILASLEHPNIARFLDGGSTEDGIPFVAMEYVPGLPITEHCWRSSTELRDVLELFRKACEAVQFAHSHLVVHRDLKPANLLVTESGEPKLLDFGLAKLLDESGLPTGERTATQYRALTPSYASPEQIAGRTVTTATDVYSLGVLLYELLAGERPHDPTGLSPAEMQRRLETAEPLPPSQCLHRRPGATGSASGPRWRSLPQDLDRIALKALRPEPSGRYPSAQALADDIQRFLDGQPVHAQAQTWGYRLGKFVGRNRAAVVLAVLLALSLMAFAVTAALQAQRLRQERNTALQEQERAEEAVAFVEHVFQTQNPHSEAATRAGMKDLLDTQQQRVLTELANQPELQVRLASTLGLIYQNQGFFPEARELLEHSLEQATEAYGPRHLRTARIELQLGNLLTNSGDLPAAQEHLLSALKSFEMEMPRAREELSATHSTLGHLLRLQGDNAGAEEEFRQSVELLEERPSKELARRMGYLASLLQKGGNLGEAERLARRALALSQATGSELDVAEMSNILGDTLRNATRYREAEEHLHRALEIYRRRLGGSAETATVLNNLGIVLRSRGDYRGSRAAYEEGLTIMRQIHGDDHVFIAVNQANLGRLERILADFPRAEARIQDALRIHRLHDLEDHPYTGFALKALAELRRDQGRWKEALELAERADSIFGAQVAPEHPWRSTTRLTRGTILLDQGRLDAAEEELLHSKADLEQELGAEAPPVADVQAQLARLEKLRGRLDDAADLYRQAAQRWREVDEEHPERGLCLAVLADIERSRGRNRQAREALEPALPILRNALPPEHPGLLAAERTAGEVFPGGLPGDRSIRLQDAPKQSGSPKT; encoded by the coding sequence GTGGACATCCACCGCTGGCAGCGCCTGGAGGAGCTCTGGGATCAGGTCTCGGCGCTGCCGGAGAATCGAAGGAGACGCTTCCTCGACGAGCTGCACGCCCGGGATCCGGCCCTGGCGAAGGAATTGGAGCAGCTTCTCGAAGCGGCCGAAGACGACCAGTTCCTGCAGGCGCCGCTGCTGGCGCAAGGCGCTTCCGAGGAACGATCGGAGAACCCGCGGGAAGACCCTTGGGAAGGCCGCCGAGTGGGCCGCTATCGTCTGTTGCAGCCCATCGGCGAAGGGGGAATGAGCCGGGTCTACCTGGCGCGGCAGGAGGGCGTGGACTTCGAGCGCCCGCTGGCGGTGAAGCTCCTCCGCGGCCTGTCGCTGCCGGAGGCGGATCAACGGCTGGTGGCGGAGCGCCGAATCCTCGCCTCCTTGGAGCACCCCAACATCGCCCGCTTCCTCGACGGCGGCAGCACCGAGGACGGCATCCCCTTCGTGGCCATGGAATACGTCCCGGGCCTGCCCATCACCGAGCACTGCTGGCGCAGCTCCACCGAGCTTCGGGACGTCCTCGAGCTCTTCCGCAAGGCGTGTGAGGCGGTGCAATTCGCCCACTCGCACCTGGTGGTGCACCGCGACCTCAAGCCCGCCAATCTGTTGGTGACGGAGAGCGGCGAGCCCAAGCTCTTGGACTTCGGCCTCGCCAAGCTGCTGGACGAAAGCGGGCTGCCCACCGGCGAGCGCACCGCAACGCAATACCGCGCCCTGACCCCCAGCTATGCCAGCCCCGAGCAGATCGCCGGACGCACCGTCACCACCGCCACCGACGTCTACTCCCTGGGCGTCCTGCTCTACGAGCTGCTGGCGGGGGAACGGCCCCACGACCCCACCGGATTGAGCCCGGCGGAGATGCAGCGCAGGCTGGAGACCGCCGAGCCCCTGCCCCCCAGCCAATGCCTGCACCGGCGGCCAGGAGCCACCGGCTCTGCCTCCGGTCCCCGGTGGCGCTCGCTGCCCCAAGACTTGGACCGCATCGCTCTCAAAGCGCTGCGCCCCGAGCCCTCCGGCCGCTATCCCTCCGCCCAGGCCCTGGCGGACGATATCCAGCGTTTTCTCGACGGCCAGCCGGTGCACGCTCAGGCCCAGACCTGGGGCTATCGACTGGGCAAATTCGTCGGCCGCAACCGAGCCGCCGTGGTGCTGGCGGTGTTGCTGGCACTCTCGCTGATGGCCTTCGCCGTCACCGCCGCGCTCCAGGCCCAGCGCCTGCGGCAGGAGCGCAACACCGCGCTTCAGGAGCAGGAGCGGGCGGAGGAGGCGGTGGCCTTTGTGGAGCATGTCTTCCAGACGCAAAATCCCCACAGCGAGGCCGCCACCCGCGCCGGCATGAAAGATCTTCTCGATACCCAGCAGCAGCGGGTGCTGACAGAGCTCGCCAACCAGCCCGAGCTGCAGGTGCGACTGGCCTCCACCCTCGGCCTCATCTACCAAAACCAGGGCTTTTTTCCCGAAGCTCGGGAGCTCCTGGAGCACAGCTTGGAGCAGGCCACGGAGGCCTACGGCCCACGGCATCTTCGAACCGCCCGCATCGAGCTGCAGCTGGGAAATCTATTGACTAACAGCGGCGACCTGCCCGCCGCCCAGGAGCATCTGCTCTCGGCCCTGAAGAGCTTCGAGATGGAGATGCCTAGGGCCCGGGAGGAGCTCTCGGCAACCCACAGCACTCTTGGCCACCTACTGCGCCTCCAGGGCGACAACGCCGGCGCCGAGGAGGAGTTTCGGCAATCGGTGGAGTTGCTCGAGGAACGGCCCAGCAAAGAGCTGGCCCGACGCATGGGTTACCTGGCGAGCTTGCTGCAAAAGGGTGGGAACCTCGGGGAGGCGGAACGTCTCGCCCGCCGCGCCCTGGCCCTCAGCCAGGCAACCGGATCGGAGCTCGATGTCGCCGAAATGAGCAACATCCTGGGCGATACCCTGCGCAACGCTACCCGCTACCGAGAAGCAGAGGAGCACCTCCACCGAGCCTTGGAAATCTATCGGCGACGCCTCGGCGGATCCGCGGAAACCGCCACCGTGCTCAACAACCTGGGCATCGTCCTGCGGTCCCGGGGGGACTATCGGGGTTCCCGCGCCGCCTATGAAGAAGGCCTGACGATCATGCGCCAGATCCACGGCGACGATCACGTCTTCATCGCGGTGAATCAGGCCAATCTCGGCCGCCTCGAACGAATCTTGGCGGACTTCCCTCGGGCCGAGGCGCGAATCCAGGACGCGTTGCGCATCCATCGCCTCCACGATCTGGAAGACCATCCCTACACCGGCTTCGCCCTCAAGGCCCTGGCCGAGTTGCGGCGCGACCAGGGCCGGTGGAAGGAAGCCCTCGAGCTGGCGGAACGGGCTGACTCGATCTTCGGGGCCCAGGTAGCCCCGGAGCATCCCTGGCGCTCCACCACCCGCCTCACCCGCGGCACGATCCTCCTCGACCAGGGTCGCCTCGACGCCGCGGAGGAAGAGCTCCTCCACAGCAAGGCCGACTTGGAGCAAGAGCTCGGCGCCGAGGCACCACCGGTGGCGGACGTCCAGGCTCAGCTGGCTCGCTTGGAGAAGCTCCGAGGACGCTTGGACGACGCTGCCGATCTCTACCGGCAGGCGGCGCAGCGGTGGCGGGAGGTGGACGAAGAACATCCGGAGCGGGGACTCTGTCTCGCTGTCCTGGCCGACATCGAGCGCTCCCGGGGCCGCAACCGACAAGCCCGGGAAGCCCTGGAGCCAGCGTTGCCGATCCTGCGCAACGCCCTGCCCCCGGAGCATCCCGGGCTCCTCGCCGCGGAGCGGACCGCCGGAGAGGTCTTCCCCGGCGGCCTACCCGGTGATCGGTCGATCAGGCTTCAGGACGCTCCGAAGCAGAGCGGATCGCCGAAGACGTAG